One window of Nakaseomyces glabratus chromosome A, complete sequence genomic DNA carries:
- a CDS encoding uncharacterized protein (CAGL0A00649g~Protein of unknown function) has translation MKFIKFTIRSGAVGVYFNDIHIKISLRSINYTKLVSYNKPIPYQDRSIELLENSTSEVIQYKPCAPSHQGTNIKTTIIERQAMRFTKELSPEEIEFVDMSLSGMRPSVCEYLSHVSYRETGILSVRN, from the coding sequence ATgaaatttattaaatttaCTATTCGTAGTGGTGCGGTTGGAGTATATTTCAACGATATACATATTAAAATATCACTGCGGTCAATTAACTACACCAAATTAGTCTCCTATAACAAACCCATTCCCTATCAAGATCGAAGTATCGAGCTTTTAGAAAACTCTACTTCAGAAGTTATTCAATATAAACCATGTGCCCCATCGCATCAAGgtacaaatataaagaCTACTATTATTGAAAGACAAGCCATGAGATTTACAAAAGAACTATCTCCTGAAGAGATTGAATTTGTAGATATGAGCCTGTCAGGTATGAGGCCATCTGTTTGTGAGTATTTGTCACATGTCAGTTATAGAGAAACAGGAATACTTAGTGTACGTAACTAG
- a CDS encoding uncharacterized protein (CAGL0A00715g~Protein of unknown function): MSYSVETKKHVRGISDHILSEHKISTTPAITGMGPFTTAVRVSLSAIDDTVHYRSKVPDSTTPCNHGCFAGNMKGTSIVAERNLREVRMAHIIYVI; this comes from the coding sequence ATGTCATACAGTGTCGAGACAAAAAAACACGTCCGGGGGATATCCGATCACATACTTTCGGAGCACAAGATATCAACAACGCCAGCGATTACCGGAATGGGACCCTTTACCACAGCCGTCCGTGTATCTCTTTCAGCAATTGATGATACAGTTCATTACAGAAGCAAGGTCCCTGATAGTACAACACCCTGTAACCATGGCTGCTTTGCGGGAAATATGAAAGGAACATCAATAGTAGCCGAAAGAAATCTCCGTGAGGTGAGAATGGCACACATAATCTACGTAATTTGA
- the CDH1 gene encoding Cdh1p (CAGL0A00605g~Ortholog(s) have anaphase-promoting complex binding, cyclin binding, ubiquitin ligase activator activity) encodes MSENSNSLRNPFVSNTPQASPYKKQQLEYHRRGSVEDVTRRPTSSSSSLSSPGKHSRRPRSSLQRYADRYLPTRTDLDLRTIRSIGSSNATKNNTPVVPTSPTSPNSSCADHLEVRRERESMEKFDTILKNELFGDYLAKDRDLSPERDSIYNSSTSRFTSPRKSLQASSIDQIRNTVNFSANSSPLKSASSIQFYRENQSDSDSDIGTDTDSDGANSSGLNNPYTSPSRRRHSNLFFNNIGTSVSLPVTPKKLTFSAGASTEEVGSTKRGASLLKYMTQSSTRPSTASVLHSHFESLDVSPIRRDSKKLLLSPVKQFKNISKVPYRVLDAPSLADDFYYSLVDWSSTDILAVALGKSVFLSEHQTGEVIHLCDTPNEYTSLSWMGAGSHLAIGQGNGIVEIYDVTKEKCIRTLSGHLDRVACLSWNNHILSSGSRDRTILHRDVRMADPFFEKIETHEQEICGLKWNTNDNKLASGGNDNMVFVYDGTSRTPFLSINEHKAAVKAMAWSPHKQGILATGGGTADRTLKMWNVNTSVKLNDVDTGSQVCNMVWSTNTDEIVTSHGYSKYNLTIWEASNLEPLAILKGHSFRVLHLTLSADGTTIVSGAGDETLRYWKLFEKQKRKATADSTILNALNQIR; translated from the coding sequence ATGTCTGAAAATTCGAACTCTTTAAGGAATCCATTTGTGAGCAATACGCCGCAGGCGTCACCATATAAGAAGCAACAACTTGAGTACCATAGGCGCGGTTCAGTAGAGGATGTGACGAGGCGGCCAACATCTAGCTCGTCATCCTTAAGTTCTCCGGGGAAACACTCCAGAAGACCACGGTCCTCGTTACAACGCTATGCAGATAGATATTTACCCACCCGAACAGACTTAGATCTAAGAACTATTAGATCTATTGGAAGTAGCAATGCCACGAAGAATAACACACCTGTGGTCCCAACCTCGCCAACTTCGCCCAATTCTTCTTGCGCAGATCACCTAGAAGTAcgaagagaaagagaatcAATGGAAAAGTTTGATACTATATTAAAGAACGAATTATTTGGTGACTACTTAGCGAAGGATAGAGATCTTTCTCCAGAGAGAGACTCTATATATAACAGCAGCACGAGCAGATTTACGAGCCCTAGAAAGTCTTTACAGGCTAGCAGCATCGATCAGATAAGAAATACAGTTAATTTCTCAGCTAACTCTTCGCCATTGAAATCAGCGTCAAGCATTCAATTTTACAGAGAAAACCAGTCAGATTCAGATTCAGACATAGGAACAGATACAGATTCCGATGGCGCGAATAGTAGCGGTTTGAACAACCCATACACGAGCCCGTCAAGAAGGCGGCATTcgaatttattttttaataatattggcACCTCTGTCTCGCTTCCTGTAACACCTAAAAAGCTAACATTCTCTGCAGGTGCATCGACTGAAGAAGTAGGATCTACAAAAAGAGGAGCTAGCCTACTCAAGTACATGACCCAAAGTTCTACTAGGCCATCAACAGCCTCCGTATTACATTCTCACTTTGAAAGCTTGGATGTTTCACCAATTAGAAGAGACTCTAAAAAACTGTTGCTATCGCCAGTAAAGCAATTTAAGAACATCAGTAAAGTACCATACAGGGTTTTAGATGCACCCTCTCTTGCAGATGACTTTTACTATAGCTTGGTGGATTGGTCTTCTACAGACATATTAGCAGTGGCCTTGGGAAAATCAGTTTTTTTAAGCGAGCATCAAACTGGTGAAGTTATTCATTTATGCGATACTCCAAATGAATATACAAGTTTAAGCTGGATGGGAGCAGGCTCACATTTAGCTATAGGTCAGGGGAACGGTATTGTTGAAATTTACGATGTTACAAAGGAGAAATGCATCAGGACATTATCAGGGCATCTGGATAGAGTGGCCTGTCTTTCTTGGAATAATCATATTTTAAGCTCTGGTAGTAGAGATAGGACTATATTGCATCGTGATGTAAGAATGGCAGATcctttctttgaaaagatAGAAACACATGAACAAGAAATTTGCGGATTGAAATGGAATACCAACGACAATAAGTTAGCCTCAGGCGGAAATGACAATATGGTTTTTGTGTATGATGGAACTTCCAGAACACCATTTCTATCAATTAATGAACATAAGGCTGCTGTCAAAGCTATGGCATGGTCACCTCATAAACAAGGAATTTTAGCTACCGGCGGTGGTACAGCAGATAGAACTCTAAAGATGTGGAATGTCAATACATCAGTAAAACTGAATGATGTTGATACTGGTTCACAAGTATGCAACATGGTTTGGTCGACAAACACTGATGAGATTGTCACTTCCCATGGTTACTCGAAATATAATCTAACAATATGGGAAGCAAGCAATCTAGAACCTTTAGCTATATTAAAAGGTCACAGTTTCAGAGTTTTACATTTAACTTTATCAGCTGATGGAACCACAATCGTATCTGGTGCAGGAGATGAGACTTTGCGTTATTGGAAGCTTtttgaaaagcaaaaaagGAAGGCAACTGCAGATTCAACTATTCTAAACGCTCTGAACCAAATAAGATGA
- the ERP6 gene encoding Erp6p (CAGL0A00627g~Ortholog(s) have role in ER to Golgi vesicle-mediated transport and endoplasmic reticulum, mitochondrion localization): protein MQFFIFVSILCLFLENVGAFYMYSNSGDRKCFFKELPQGALLRSTYKVQVHDSTTNRYVPIAASNGRDMTIDIEEVFDDNHRVVHQFSSIQSGEVTFVAVESGEHKICFQPNQSDLGRKKLRIDVEFTTGSVDDIDSKKTTKLKTLHRRVIALIESVREIKYEQEMVRERETLFRDASEKVNSRAIWWILSQIVVLVAICVLQMSYLGKFFVKQKII from the coding sequence ATgcaattctttattttcgTTAGTATACTGTGCTTATTTTTGGAGAATGTGGGTGCTTTCTACATGTACTCCAACTCTGGTGACAGGAAGTGCTTCTTTAAAGAACTACCGCAAGGAGCTTTGCTAAGAAGCACCTACAAAGTGCAAGTGCATGACTCAACCACCAACCGGTATGTGCCAATTGCTGCTTCCAATGGCAGAGATATGACTATTGACATCGAAGAAGTCTTCGATGACAATCACAGAGTGGTTCACCAGTTCAGCTCAATTCAGTCAGGAGAAGTCACATTTGTAGCTGTCGAGTCTGGAGAGCATAAAATCTGCTTCCAACCAAACCAATCAGATTTGGGTAGGAAAAAACTGCGAATCGATGTGGAATTCACCACTGGTTCTGTGGATGATATTGattcaaagaaaaccaCGAAGCTCAAGACTTTACACAGAAGAGTAATTGCATTGATTGAATCTGTAAGAGAAATTAAATATGAACAAGAAATGgtaagagaaagagaaacttTGTTTAGAGATGCATCCGAGAAGGTCAACTCTAGAGCTATTTGGTGGATACTATCACAAATAGTAGTCCTAGTGGCAATTTGTGTTTTGCAGATGTCTTATCTCGgcaaattttttgtaaaacaaaaaataatttaa